A part of Larkinella insperata genomic DNA contains:
- a CDS encoding cellulase family glycosylhydrolase, protein MRIRFLMTFLLPWLTGGLLAQPLQLHPANPHYFSYKGKPTVLITSGEHYGSVLNLDFDFITYLNTLQKDGLNLTRTFTGAYREAPGDFGIEHNTMAPEAGRYSCPWPRSEQNGYALGGNKFDLSRWDEAYFKRLKTFVSAAEQRGIIVELALFCPFYEEKMWTISPMNAANNINSVGKVGRNEVYTLDKNGGLLAVQEALVRKMVTELNGFDNVLFEICNEPYFGGVQMNWQHHIADILVETEKNLSNKHLITQNIANGSAKIEKPHPAVSVFNFHYATPPKTVPLNYGLNKVIGDNETGFRGIADSTYRKEGWEFLLAGGGLYNNLDYSFTTVAPDGTYKPGAKSPGGGSPALRRQLGYLKAFMENLDFIRMQPDSVLLSGSLPARVRVHALSEAGKQYALYVYNGNHPKERQSLNLTLTLPAGRYKLTFVEPETGQKNRRKLRHPGGSTTLITPAFGADLAITLTK, encoded by the coding sequence ATGAGAATTCGTTTCCTGATGACCTTTTTACTACCCTGGCTAACTGGGGGTCTTTTAGCCCAGCCCCTTCAATTGCATCCGGCCAACCCGCATTATTTTAGCTATAAAGGTAAACCAACGGTTCTGATTACGTCGGGCGAGCACTACGGCTCCGTGTTGAATCTGGACTTTGACTTCATTACATATTTAAATACGCTTCAGAAAGATGGTCTGAACCTGACCCGAACTTTTACCGGTGCCTACCGCGAGGCTCCCGGTGATTTTGGAATTGAGCACAATACGATGGCCCCGGAAGCCGGACGGTATAGTTGCCCCTGGCCCCGCAGCGAGCAGAACGGATACGCGCTGGGGGGCAACAAATTTGACCTTTCGCGCTGGGATGAAGCTTATTTCAAGCGGCTGAAAACGTTTGTGTCGGCAGCCGAACAACGCGGTATTATCGTCGAGTTGGCGCTCTTCTGCCCGTTTTATGAGGAAAAAATGTGGACCATCAGTCCGATGAATGCCGCCAACAACATCAATAGCGTTGGAAAAGTTGGTCGGAATGAGGTCTACACGCTTGACAAAAACGGCGGATTGCTGGCGGTTCAGGAAGCGCTGGTTCGAAAAATGGTAACGGAGTTGAATGGTTTTGACAACGTGCTGTTCGAAATCTGTAACGAACCGTATTTCGGCGGAGTCCAGATGAACTGGCAACACCACATTGCCGACATCCTTGTTGAAACGGAGAAAAACCTCTCCAATAAACACCTGATTACGCAGAATATCGCCAACGGCTCGGCCAAAATTGAAAAGCCGCATCCGGCGGTATCGGTCTTTAATTTCCACTACGCAACGCCCCCTAAAACCGTTCCCCTGAATTACGGCTTGAATAAAGTCATTGGCGACAATGAAACCGGCTTTCGGGGTATTGCCGACTCGACCTACCGCAAAGAAGGCTGGGAGTTTCTGCTGGCCGGGGGCGGTTTGTACAATAACCTGGATTACTCTTTCACGACCGTAGCACCCGATGGTACTTATAAACCAGGAGCGAAATCGCCCGGTGGCGGCAGCCCGGCGCTCCGGCGGCAGTTGGGTTACCTGAAAGCGTTTATGGAGAATCTGGATTTTATCCGAATGCAGCCGGATTCGGTCCTTCTGAGCGGTTCGTTACCAGCCCGGGTACGGGTTCATGCGCTCAGCGAAGCCGGTAAACAGTACGCTTTATATGTCTATAACGGTAATCACCCAAAAGAGCGGCAATCCCTAAACCTAACGCTGACGTTACCCGCCGGACGTTACAAGCTTACTTTTGTGGAACCGGAAACGGGTCAAAAAAACCGTAGAAAGCTTCGCCATCCCGGCGGTTCAACAACGCTGATAACGCCGGCTTTCGGGGCTGATCTGGCTATTACACTAACAAAATAA
- a CDS encoding DUF4332 domain-containing protein, which translates to MSLPVSELKGISDAVLNVFEAQGLTNSDALLAAAKTPAGRKQLASVAGVDASVILALANRADLARISGIGSVYSDLLEEAGVDTVKELAHRSPENLHAKVNEINQVRQLTPRPPSLDQIASFVNTAKELPAGLEY; encoded by the coding sequence ATGAGCTTACCCGTTAGCGAACTTAAGGGCATCAGTGATGCCGTACTCAATGTCTTTGAAGCCCAGGGGTTAACCAACAGTGATGCATTGCTGGCCGCGGCCAAAACTCCCGCCGGTCGAAAGCAACTGGCTTCGGTGGCCGGGGTCGACGCCAGCGTTATTCTGGCGTTGGCCAACCGGGCGGATCTGGCCCGCATTAGTGGTATCGGCAGCGTTTACAGCGACCTTCTTGAAGAAGCCGGGGTGGATACGGTTAAGGAGCTGGCGCATCGTTCGCCGGAAAACCTGCACGCGAAAGTCAATGAAATCAATCAGGTCCGTCAACTGACTCCGCGCCCGCCATCATTGGATCAAATCGCCAGCTTTGTCAATACCGCAAAGGAGTTACCCGCCGGTCTGGAATATTAA
- a CDS encoding histidinol-phosphatase, translating into MRLGILSLVLLIAAPLAQAQNWYKGNLHTHSLWSDGDDYPEMIMNWYKANGYHFIGLSDHNTLQEGERWIKVPRAPERRRGFERYLRTFGPDWVKYETGPNDSLKVRLKPLSEYRSYFEEPGKFLILKSEEVSTGYQGKPIHINVTNVQNLLRPLPGNSVAEVMQNNIDAVVAQRRQTGQPMFPHINHPNFHYAITANDLMQLRHERFFEVFNGHPQVHNYGDSTREGTESMWDKINLHFLQQGRPLMFGLATDDSHHYHFFGPTYSNSGRAWVMVNAPDLKPHTLIEALEAARFYATTGVTLENVTQTAATLAFKIKAEPDVKYKIQFIGIRKGGNKAEVLRELTGTEARYDITDEWLVRAKIISSKPKYNPFEPGDVETAWTQPIARLQTPPPIASVVPLPNAHAHNDYEQSRPLWDALDHGFTSVEADVYARNDTLYVAHNRPAFWNVDRTLENLYLRPLAERARQNNGNIYPNYSGPIYLMIDFKTGADSTYRTLEKLLQRYRSILTSCRGNRCRRGAVTVFISGNRPIETLKRARERFAGLDGRPADLGQGFSPELMPVVSDSYGNHLHWRGQGPMPEDQFQKLKQLVQRVHAEGKKLRLWACPEDPAVWSKLREAGADFLSTDQLELVRDFLLLKGKP; encoded by the coding sequence ATGCGACTCGGTATTCTTTCCCTCGTTCTTCTTATTGCGGCCCCGTTGGCCCAGGCCCAGAACTGGTACAAAGGCAACCTGCATACTCACTCGCTCTGGAGCGACGGCGACGACTATCCCGAAATGATCATGAACTGGTACAAAGCCAACGGTTACCATTTCATCGGCTTGTCGGATCACAACACGTTGCAGGAAGGTGAACGCTGGATTAAAGTGCCCCGCGCCCCCGAACGCCGTCGTGGGTTTGAACGGTATCTGCGAACCTTCGGCCCTGACTGGGTAAAGTACGAAACCGGCCCTAACGATTCGCTGAAGGTGCGTTTGAAGCCCCTGAGTGAATACCGGAGCTATTTTGAAGAACCCGGTAAATTCCTGATTCTGAAAAGCGAAGAGGTTTCGACCGGCTACCAGGGCAAACCGATCCACATCAACGTGACTAATGTGCAGAATTTACTGCGCCCCCTGCCGGGCAACAGCGTGGCGGAGGTGATGCAGAATAACATCGACGCTGTTGTGGCGCAACGACGGCAAACCGGACAGCCCATGTTTCCGCACATCAACCACCCCAATTTTCATTATGCCATTACGGCCAATGACTTGATGCAACTCCGACACGAACGGTTTTTTGAGGTTTTTAATGGCCACCCGCAGGTTCACAACTACGGCGACAGCACCCGCGAAGGTACCGAGTCGATGTGGGATAAAATCAACCTGCATTTTCTCCAACAGGGCCGGCCGCTGATGTTCGGCCTGGCTACTGATGACAGCCACCATTACCATTTTTTCGGACCCACGTACAGCAATTCGGGTCGGGCCTGGGTCATGGTCAACGCGCCGGACTTGAAGCCCCACACCCTCATTGAAGCCCTGGAAGCGGCCCGGTTTTACGCCACCACGGGCGTCACGCTGGAAAACGTAACGCAGACGGCCGCCACGCTGGCGTTCAAAATCAAAGCAGAGCCGGATGTGAAATACAAAATTCAGTTTATTGGTATCCGGAAAGGCGGAAATAAGGCGGAAGTCCTTCGGGAGTTGACAGGGACGGAAGCCCGCTATGACATTACGGATGAATGGCTGGTTCGCGCCAAAATTATCTCCAGCAAGCCCAAATACAACCCGTTCGAACCGGGTGATGTCGAAACCGCCTGGACGCAGCCCATCGCCCGGTTACAAACCCCGCCCCCAATCGCCAGCGTGGTGCCGCTGCCCAATGCGCACGCCCACAACGATTACGAACAATCCCGGCCGCTCTGGGATGCGCTCGACCACGGCTTTACCAGTGTAGAAGCGGATGTCTATGCCCGGAACGACACCTTGTACGTTGCCCACAACCGACCTGCTTTCTGGAATGTGGATCGGACGCTCGAGAATTTGTACCTGCGTCCGTTGGCCGAACGGGCCCGGCAGAATAATGGCAACATCTACCCAAATTACTCCGGCCCGATTTACCTGATGATCGACTTCAAAACGGGGGCCGATAGTACGTACCGGACGCTGGAAAAGCTTCTGCAACGATACCGGTCCATCCTGACCTCCTGCCGGGGAAACCGTTGCAGGCGGGGTGCTGTGACGGTTTTTATCTCCGGTAACCGCCCGATTGAAACGCTGAAGAGAGCTCGGGAACGGTTCGCGGGTCTTGACGGTCGGCCTGCCGACCTGGGCCAGGGTTTCAGCCCGGAGCTGATGCCGGTGGTGAGCGATTCGTACGGCAATCACCTCCACTGGCGTGGCCAGGGGCCGATGCCGGAAGATCAGTTCCAGAAGCTGAAGCAGTTGGTGCAGCGGGTTCATGCCGAAGGAAAGAAACTACGGCTTTGGGCCTGCCCGGAGGATCCGGCGGTCTGGTCGAAACTCCGGGAAGCTGGTGCCGATTTTCTCAGCACCGACCAACTGGAGCTTGTACGGGATTTTTTACTTTTGAAAGGGAAACCCTGA
- a CDS encoding cold-shock protein — protein MQTGTVKFFNELKGYGFITPSDSDKDIFVHVSGLIDEIRENDKVQFEVEQGKKGQNAVNVEVI, from the coding sequence ATGCAAACAGGAACTGTTAAATTTTTCAATGAACTCAAAGGTTACGGGTTCATTACCCCTTCGGACTCAGACAAAGATATCTTCGTTCACGTATCCGGTTTGATCGATGAAATTCGCGAGAATGACAAAGTTCAATTCGAAGTTGAACAAGGTAAAAAAGGTCAGAACGCCGTTAACGTAGAAGTTATTTAA
- a CDS encoding S8 family peptidase yields MAFKTFVFRLLSLYTIILAGSTLSLAQSSQWFHLDAKTDSVWGISTDRTYRELLNNRKPTPVIVAVIDGGIDSTHEDLKRILWTNPKEIPGNGIDDDKNGYVDDVHGWNFIGGKDGRNVQYETAEVTRQYVRLRSQYEGKKRSQLKPAQQKEYDLFVKYKKDVEKKRAEYQEQYQSYSSFSNQLVTIISGLKNALGVSKLDTATLRNPATDNDFVKKAAAALYEMTAAQGFAQAEDIQDELTRGLEDLKAKAEYAYNPDYESRSIVGDNPDDLTQTNYGNPDITGPDPLHGTHVAGIIAADRTNNLGVLGVADQVKIMGVRAVPDGDERDKDVANAIRYAVNNGAQIINMSFGKDVSPQRKAVDDAMRYALSKGVLLIHAAGNDNKLLDTTASFPADRFMDGSAIPNLITVGAVTAKNDEHLVASFSNYGRKTVDVFAPGMSIYSTTPKNGYDNLSGTSMAAPVVTGIAAVLKSYFPKLTYADLKRIIEKSAVVQNRKVLRPESDELVNFTDLSKTGAIVNLYEAVKLAQAEEAASAEKKG; encoded by the coding sequence ATGGCGTTCAAAACGTTTGTATTTCGACTCCTGAGTCTGTATACAATCATCCTGGCTGGTTCTACCCTGAGTCTGGCTCAATCTTCCCAATGGTTTCATCTGGATGCAAAAACCGACAGCGTTTGGGGAATCAGCACCGACCGAACCTACCGCGAACTGCTCAACAACCGCAAACCGACGCCAGTCATTGTCGCCGTAATTGACGGGGGCATTGACTCTACCCACGAGGACCTGAAACGAATTTTATGGACCAATCCGAAAGAAATTCCCGGTAACGGTATTGACGACGACAAAAATGGTTACGTTGACGATGTCCACGGCTGGAATTTTATTGGCGGTAAAGACGGTCGGAACGTTCAGTACGAAACCGCCGAAGTAACCCGGCAATACGTCCGGCTGCGTTCGCAGTACGAAGGCAAAAAACGGTCGCAACTGAAACCGGCGCAGCAGAAGGAATACGACCTGTTTGTGAAGTACAAGAAGGACGTGGAGAAGAAACGCGCCGAATATCAGGAACAGTACCAGTCTTACAGCAGCTTCAGCAATCAGTTGGTCACCATCATCAGTGGTTTGAAAAATGCGCTGGGCGTTTCCAAACTGGATACCGCAACTCTGCGCAATCCGGCCACCGACAACGATTTTGTAAAAAAAGCAGCCGCAGCCCTCTACGAAATGACAGCCGCTCAGGGTTTTGCGCAGGCCGAAGATATTCAGGATGAGTTGACCCGGGGGCTGGAAGACCTCAAGGCCAAAGCGGAATATGCTTACAACCCGGACTACGAAAGCCGTTCGATTGTGGGCGACAACCCCGACGATCTGACCCAAACCAACTACGGAAATCCTGATATTACGGGTCCTGACCCCCTGCACGGCACCCACGTTGCCGGTATCATTGCCGCCGACCGCACCAACAACCTCGGTGTTCTGGGCGTGGCCGATCAGGTCAAAATCATGGGCGTTCGGGCCGTTCCCGATGGCGACGAACGCGACAAGGATGTGGCAAATGCCATCCGGTACGCGGTCAACAATGGGGCGCAAATCATTAACATGAGCTTCGGCAAAGACGTATCACCCCAGCGCAAAGCCGTTGACGACGCCATGCGGTATGCGCTCTCGAAAGGTGTTCTGCTGATTCATGCCGCCGGTAACGACAATAAATTGCTGGACACAACGGCCAGCTTTCCGGCGGATCGGTTTATGGACGGTTCTGCCATTCCAAATCTGATTACGGTGGGTGCCGTAACGGCGAAGAATGATGAGCACCTGGTCGCGTCGTTCTCCAATTACGGTCGTAAAACCGTGGATGTGTTTGCCCCGGGAATGTCAATTTACTCCACTACCCCGAAAAACGGGTACGACAACCTGAGCGGTACGAGCATGGCGGCTCCGGTGGTTACCGGCATTGCCGCGGTGTTGAAATCGTACTTCCCGAAACTGACGTATGCCGACCTGAAACGAATCATCGAAAAATCGGCGGTGGTACAGAACCGGAAAGTACTGCGTCCGGAATCCGACGAGCTAGTGAACTTCACCGATCTGTCGAAAACCGGGGCTATTGTGAATTTATACGAAGCCGTCAAACTGGCGCAGGCCGAAGAAGCCGCGTCTGCGGAGAAAAAAGGGTGA
- a CDS encoding T9SS type B sorting domain-containing protein: MFRRVVQWIGWLVVFLPEIGIAQNLIPNGGFEEYRNCPRQDNLLKEATPWFNPNGASPDFYHQCFPSAQMELPPHTGQGLARLFLDANWSEYLAAPLKEPLKAGECYFFELFIATPTPSRYLTGTIGAHFSENPLQSAGKELFTANPQVLDQALDIGIPKLHWEQISGYVKAKGGERFVTIGSYEKSPAFLGFFYLFIDDVSLLPIETDLGRDTTLCGRKSTLRLNATTPGATDYRWQDGSSSPTFLVNKPGTYSVTVTTPCKVLHDTIKVSYILDFDLGRDTTLCEGQLFTLKAPPNLPPIYHWQDGSRMTAYPVTQAGTYSLQIEQGSCVVADTIQIRYVLPPRLNLGLDQNLCGAEVFTIRPEYAEGKFSWQDQTPEIERTVGNSGQFRASVTNDCATVSDTVRVSYSDCGCVVHTPDLFTPNADGQNDRFQPLACGDITLKSLAVFNRWGELIFYTTQFPFEWDGTYQGKACPIGIYGWQIYYDLRQGNGFSAQQKKGALSLIR; encoded by the coding sequence ATGTTCAGGAGGGTGGTTCAATGGATAGGTTGGCTGGTAGTTTTCCTGCCCGAAATCGGAATAGCCCAGAACTTGATTCCAAACGGCGGTTTTGAGGAATACCGGAACTGCCCCCGCCAGGATAATCTTCTGAAGGAAGCAACTCCCTGGTTCAATCCCAACGGCGCTTCACCCGATTTTTACCACCAGTGTTTCCCGTCCGCCCAGATGGAGTTGCCGCCCCACACAGGCCAGGGATTGGCCCGGCTGTTTCTGGACGCAAACTGGTCGGAATACCTGGCCGCTCCGCTGAAAGAGCCGCTGAAAGCGGGCGAGTGTTATTTTTTTGAATTGTTTATCGCCACCCCGACCCCATCCCGCTACCTGACGGGCACGATAGGCGCTCATTTTTCCGAAAATCCTCTTCAGTCGGCCGGTAAAGAACTATTTACCGCCAATCCGCAGGTTCTGGATCAAGCTTTGGATATCGGCATTCCAAAACTGCATTGGGAACAGATTTCAGGTTACGTTAAGGCCAAAGGTGGAGAGCGGTTTGTAACCATCGGGAGTTACGAAAAGTCGCCCGCTTTTCTGGGCTTTTTCTATCTCTTCATCGACGATGTATCACTGTTGCCGATCGAAACCGACCTGGGCCGCGATACGACGCTCTGTGGCCGCAAAAGCACCCTGCGGCTCAACGCCACCACGCCCGGCGCAACCGACTATCGGTGGCAGGATGGCAGCTCGTCGCCTACTTTTCTGGTCAACAAACCCGGCACGTATTCGGTTACTGTAACCACTCCCTGCAAAGTGCTGCACGATACCATCAAGGTCAGTTACATTCTTGATTTTGATCTGGGCCGCGACACCACCCTCTGCGAAGGTCAGTTATTTACCCTCAAAGCGCCACCCAACCTACCGCCCATTTACCACTGGCAGGACGGCTCCCGAATGACTGCGTACCCGGTTACGCAGGCCGGAACGTACAGCCTACAGATCGAACAGGGAAGCTGCGTGGTCGCCGACACCATTCAAATTCGGTACGTGTTACCGCCCCGCTTAAACCTGGGCCTGGATCAGAACCTTTGCGGTGCGGAGGTGTTTACGATCAGGCCGGAATACGCCGAGGGGAAGTTTAGCTGGCAGGATCAGACGCCGGAAATCGAACGAACGGTTGGCAACTCCGGTCAGTTTCGGGCATCGGTAACCAACGACTGCGCAACCGTCAGCGACACCGTTCGGGTTTCGTACAGCGATTGCGGATGCGTGGTTCACACACCGGATCTGTTTACACCCAATGCCGACGGTCAGAACGACCGTTTTCAACCGCTGGCCTGCGGTGACATTACCCTGAAAAGTCTGGCTGTTTTCAACCGCTGGGGCGAATTGATTTTTTACACCACTCAATTCCCCTTCGAATGGGATGGTACTTACCAGGGCAAAGCGTGTCCGATTGGCATCTACGGCTGGCAGATTTATTACGATTTGCGGCAGGGCAACGGCTTTTCAGCGCAACAAAAAAAGGGAGCACTTAGCCTGATTCGCTAG
- a CDS encoding heparan-alpha-glucosaminide N-acetyltransferase domain-containing protein gives MNKTETASSPIPALSTPNPARVGAIDILRALTMVLMIFVNDLWSLENIPAWLEHVPQGVDGIGLADVVFPAFLFIVGMSLPFAIDNRRKKGDTDRQLVGHVLFRSLGLLTMGLFLVNGESINAEATGIPRLLWNVLSCLSFILIWNLYPKTAPKALVVGLKTVGWLTLLVLAFLYRGGEDDQTTRFETHWWGILGLIGWSYLVAALVTVFARNRIGVLVAAWLGFAALSLIAHASLLPDAVDFIPGAIRNGTLVGLSMGGVVIATLFQYYRKKADNRQMTLLFLATALALVGLSVLTRPYWGLAKLGETPAWLFLCSAFTLLAFTLIYWIADVWGQSRWFSFIKPAGTDTLLCYLIPYFAYATTYFLGISIPSFLLNGGMGLLKSFLFALLCVWITGLLGKAGVRLKL, from the coding sequence ATGAACAAGACCGAAACCGCATCGTCCCCGATTCCGGCGTTGAGCACCCCGAATCCGGCGCGGGTGGGCGCCATCGACATCCTCCGGGCGCTGACGATGGTCCTGATGATTTTTGTCAACGATTTGTGGTCACTGGAAAACATCCCGGCCTGGCTCGAACACGTACCGCAGGGGGTCGACGGCATTGGGCTAGCCGACGTGGTTTTTCCGGCCTTTCTGTTCATCGTTGGCATGTCGCTGCCTTTTGCCATCGACAACCGGCGAAAAAAAGGCGACACCGACCGGCAACTCGTGGGTCATGTACTCTTTCGGTCGCTGGGATTATTGACGATGGGCCTTTTTCTGGTCAACGGCGAGTCCATCAATGCCGAAGCAACGGGAATACCGCGGCTTCTGTGGAACGTCCTTTCGTGCCTATCGTTCATTCTGATCTGGAATCTGTACCCAAAAACAGCTCCAAAAGCGCTCGTTGTGGGACTGAAAACCGTTGGCTGGCTCACCCTGCTGGTGCTGGCGTTTCTTTACCGCGGTGGTGAAGATGACCAGACTACCCGCTTCGAAACGCACTGGTGGGGCATTCTGGGTCTGATTGGGTGGTCGTATCTGGTGGCTGCCCTCGTGACGGTTTTCGCCCGTAACCGGATTGGCGTTCTGGTTGCGGCCTGGTTGGGTTTTGCCGCGTTGAGCCTAATCGCGCACGCAAGTTTGCTCCCGGATGCGGTCGATTTTATTCCGGGTGCCATCCGGAACGGTACGCTGGTGGGCCTGAGCATGGGCGGTGTTGTGATCGCTACCTTATTTCAGTATTACCGCAAAAAAGCCGATAACCGGCAAATGACGCTGCTTTTCCTGGCTACGGCGCTTGCCCTGGTCGGTTTATCGGTACTGACCCGGCCGTACTGGGGGCTGGCCAAATTGGGTGAAACCCCCGCCTGGCTGTTTCTGTGCAGTGCGTTCACGCTGCTTGCTTTTACGCTCATTTACTGGATTGCGGATGTGTGGGGTCAAAGCCGTTGGTTCAGTTTCATTAAACCCGCCGGTACGGACACGCTGCTCTGCTACCTGATTCCCTATTTCGCCTACGCCACAACTTATTTTCTCGGTATCAGCATCCCGTCCTTCCTGCTGAACGGCGGTATGGGCCTGCTGAAATCGTTTCTGTTTGCGTTGCTCTGCGTCTGGATTACGGGCCTGCTCGGCAAAGCGGGCGTTCGACTGAAACTATAA
- a CDS encoding ThuA domain-containing protein produces the protein MYVKKSHFIHSVICCLLAFTLLSNTAWSQNKKPAFRVLAMAEKDGGIHAPFVAAAKTWLQKLAAEENFTLDYIENTEPINDAFLATYQVFIQLNYPPYMWTDTAKAAFEKYIREGKGGGWVGFHHATLLGEFDGYPMWPWFSEFMGGIRYKNYIPGFAKATVHVEAKAHPVLKGIPPTFEVEKEEWYTYNKNPRPNVKVLATVDESTYEPDSDIKMGGDHPVIWSNERMKARNIYIFMGHHPDLFQNEAFQTIFRNAIRWASGRKETALR, from the coding sequence ATGTACGTAAAAAAGAGTCATTTTATTCACTCGGTTATTTGCTGCCTGCTGGCATTTACACTTCTCTCCAATACGGCCTGGAGTCAGAATAAAAAACCGGCTTTTCGGGTTCTGGCGATGGCGGAAAAAGATGGGGGCATCCATGCTCCTTTCGTCGCTGCGGCTAAAACGTGGCTTCAAAAGCTGGCTGCGGAGGAAAATTTCACCCTTGATTACATCGAAAACACCGAGCCGATCAACGACGCCTTCCTCGCTACGTACCAGGTGTTTATTCAATTGAATTACCCGCCCTACATGTGGACCGATACGGCCAAGGCGGCTTTTGAGAAATACATCCGCGAGGGCAAAGGGGGCGGCTGGGTGGGGTTTCACCACGCCACGCTTCTGGGCGAATTTGATGGGTATCCGATGTGGCCCTGGTTTTCGGAGTTTATGGGTGGCATCCGGTACAAGAATTACATCCCCGGCTTTGCAAAAGCGACGGTTCATGTGGAAGCCAAAGCGCATCCGGTCCTGAAAGGAATACCGCCCACCTTCGAAGTAGAAAAGGAGGAATGGTATACGTACAATAAAAACCCGCGGCCGAACGTCAAGGTACTGGCTACCGTCGACGAATCGACTTACGAGCCGGATTCGGACATCAAGATGGGGGGCGACCATCCGGTAATCTGGTCCAACGAGAGAATGAAAGCCCGGAATATTTACATCTTTATGGGCCACCATCCCGATTTATTCCAGAACGAAGCGTTCCAAACCATCTTCCGAAACGCCATTCGCTGGGCGTCGGGCCGTAAAGAAACCGCCCTCCGTTAA
- a CDS encoding FecR family protein, producing MQDYRNFEPEELAIDLSFQRWKLFNDPIASNFWKDWLVENPDKKELVDKAHYLLNALNSAYSQSTNDRISISDREIQYEIQRLHQAIDTQPESVVKRFRFAPWQYGIAASILIVMGLFWRYSIHPPCTKVDVTYSELITQTSKPLLEVSNENTGPRLVRLPDGSTLLLKSGGRVSYPKNFQGNIREVYLTGEGFFEVHKDPSRPFYVYAKGLVTKVLGTSFTVQAFESDKQVKVVVKTGKVSVFARNETALTQHKEDTKLEGIVLTPNQQVVFSPTNTRIIKSLVEEPALLTSAAQNQPFRFKGTPISDVFATLEKSYGVKIVFDEEVMKSCYLTAALDDEPLFEKLDLICNTISARYEQLDAHIIIDSKGCQ from the coding sequence ATGCAGGATTACCGGAATTTTGAACCTGAAGAATTAGCCATAGATCTGTCTTTTCAACGTTGGAAACTGTTTAACGACCCCATTGCAAGCAACTTCTGGAAAGACTGGCTGGTTGAGAATCCGGACAAAAAAGAGCTGGTCGACAAGGCGCATTACCTGCTAAACGCGCTTAACAGCGCCTATTCGCAGTCAACAAACGACCGGATTTCAATCTCGGATCGGGAGATTCAGTACGAAATTCAGCGGTTGCATCAAGCAATCGATACCCAGCCGGAGTCAGTAGTAAAGCGGTTCCGGTTTGCGCCCTGGCAGTACGGGATTGCCGCCAGCATCCTGATTGTAATGGGCCTTTTCTGGCGGTACTCAATTCATCCGCCCTGCACTAAAGTTGACGTAACGTATAGCGAGTTGATAACGCAGACTTCCAAACCACTGCTGGAGGTAAGTAATGAAAATACAGGGCCTCGATTAGTGCGTTTGCCCGATGGTAGTACGTTGTTGTTAAAGTCAGGAGGGCGGGTTAGTTATCCGAAAAACTTTCAGGGAAATATTCGTGAAGTATACCTGACCGGCGAGGGTTTTTTTGAAGTGCATAAAGATCCGTCAAGGCCGTTTTATGTATACGCCAAAGGGCTCGTAACGAAAGTACTCGGTACCAGTTTTACCGTGCAGGCATTTGAAAGTGACAAGCAGGTTAAAGTTGTGGTTAAAACCGGAAAAGTGTCGGTTTTTGCCCGTAATGAAACCGCCTTAACGCAGCATAAAGAAGATACCAAGCTCGAGGGGATTGTTCTGACGCCCAACCAGCAGGTTGTCTTCTCACCCACCAATACGCGCATCATCAAAAGCTTGGTTGAAGAACCAGCTCTACTGACCAGTGCCGCTCAGAATCAGCCGTTTCGTTTCAAAGGAACTCCGATTTCTGACGTTTTTGCAACCCTCGAAAAATCGTACGGGGTCAAGATTGTATTTGACGAGGAAGTCATGAAGTCCTGTTACCTAACGGCTGCGCTGGACGATGAGCCGCTTTTTGAGAAACTGGATTTAATCTGTAATACCATCAGCGCCCGGTACGAGCAGCTCGATGCCCACATCATTATCGATAGTAAAGGCTGTCAGTAG
- a CDS encoding RidA family protein → MKPQRRSLLKRLFASVAGATGLGMAASKAEASAAAPQKEAFNIVTEQDVPLFSGSTKFGNLVFVAGKGYHKEGDIRVHTDEVLKELEKELIKAGSSMDKVLKVSVFLHDLNDYKAMNEVYKGRFGNKPPVRTTVAVYGGVPGDSLVEMDCIAYI, encoded by the coding sequence ATGAAACCACAACGCCGATCCCTTTTAAAACGACTATTTGCCTCTGTAGCCGGTGCAACGGGCCTGGGCATGGCTGCTTCTAAAGCCGAAGCAAGTGCAGCCGCTCCGCAGAAGGAAGCCTTCAATATCGTCACGGAGCAGGATGTTCCGCTGTTTTCGGGTTCAACCAAATTTGGAAACCTGGTTTTTGTGGCTGGCAAAGGCTACCACAAAGAAGGCGACATCCGGGTGCATACCGATGAAGTGCTGAAAGAACTGGAAAAAGAATTGATTAAAGCCGGTTCTTCAATGGATAAGGTGCTGAAAGTAAGCGTGTTCTTGCACGATCTGAACGACTACAAAGCCATGAACGAAGTGTACAAAGGTCGCTTTGGCAATAAACCACCGGTACGCACAACGGTAGCGGTTTACGGCGGGGTTCCGGGCGATTCGCTGGTCGAAATGGATTGCATTGCTTATATCTAA